A genomic segment from Coccinella septempunctata chromosome 3, icCocSept1.1, whole genome shotgun sequence encodes:
- the LOC123310256 gene encoding uncharacterized protein LOC123310256, whose protein sequence is MLNRSAYGYSINDTTQITHLFYMDDLKLFARGRAQLEGELELVRKFSADIGMTLGVEKCATVTVRRGKIVDEGDLRMRDGTEIKSLSNEETYKYLGIQQTFDIRTEENKQQAKTELLRRTKLIFKSQLSAKNKILAINIWAIPSFTYTSAVLSWSKTDLQLIDRKIRTEMTASGLLHPNSAVERLYLPRKEGGRGLTSIEDACWKNKLDLKKYFASKHLPLHQWIATQGDLPAIAETFSEDIPATENTLENLRQGWQTKQLHGRFYASLHQDKVDLTASNTYLTQGYLFPQTEGTLFAIQDQVVPTRNYVKHIMKKSIDNTRCRLCNSAEETVQHLSAGCPTIAGTRYLSRHDGMGKVVHQLLCINKKLLQHFTPHHLYVPSPIEENETFKIYWDFAITTDRGVEHNRPDMVV, encoded by the coding sequence ATGCTCAACCGATCAGCATACGGGTACTCCATCAATGATACTACGCAGATCACACATCTTTTTTATATGGATGATTTGAAACTGTTTGCAAGGGGACGGGCTCAACTCGAGGGCGAATTGGAACTGGTCAGGAAGTTCAGTGCTGACATAGGAATGACACTGGGGGTGGAGAAGTGTGCAACGGTCACCGTAAGAAGGGGAAAAATCGTCGACGAGGGTGATCTGAGAATGAGGGACGGAACAGAAATAAAAAGCTTGAGTAATGAAGAAACTTATAAATACTTAGGGATACAGCAGACATTTGACATAAGAACAGAAGAGAACAAACAACAAGCTAAAACAGAGTTGCTCAGGAGAACAAAGTTGATATTCAAATCACAACTCTCAGCCAAGAACAAAATATTAGCGATCAACATCTGGGCCATACCGTCCTTCACTTATACGTCGGCTGTTCTCTCCTGGTCGAAGACGGACCTCCAACTGATAGACAGAAAGATCCGGACAGAAATGACAGCATCTGGCTTACTCCACCCCAACTCGGCCGTGGAAAGGCTATACTTACCAAGGAAGGAGGGTGGTCGTGGCCTGACCTCCATTGAGGATGCCTGTTGGAAAAACAAACTCGATTTAAAAAAGTACTTCGCCAGCAAACACTTACCTCTTCATCAATGGATCGCTACCCAAGGAGACCTCCCAGCCATTGCGGAAACTTTCAGTGAGGACATACCTGCAACAGAAAATACATTAGAAAACCTCAGACAGGGCTGGCAAACGAAACAACTTCACGGCAGGTTCTACGCAAGTTTACATCAAGATAAGGTGGATTTAACAGCGTCTAATACTTACCTAACTCAGGGTTACCTATTTCCTCAAACAGAAGGCACCTTATTTGCGATCCAAGATCAGGTTGTGCCAACTCGAAATTATGTCAAGCACATTATGAAAAAGTCAATAGATAACACAAGATGCCGACTGTGTAACAGTGCTGAAGAGACAGTGCAGCACCTGTCAGCAGGCTGCCCCACAATAGCTGGAACACGATATCTATCGCGACATGACGGCATGGGGAAGGTCGTACACCAACTGCTTTGTATAAACAAAAAACTTCTCCAACATTTCACACCGCATCATCTGTATGTTCCGTCGCCTATTGAGGAAAACGAAACCTTCAAAATCTATTGGGACTTTGCCATCACTACGGACAGAGGTGTGGAACATAATAGACCTGATATGGTGGTGTGA